The nucleotide window TTGTGTCACCTGACTTGCCAAGAAAACAGTGCATGTTGATGTGCTCAAAATGACCACATTAATAGTTGATGTTAAGCAGTTATTATTTACCAcactcacattttaaacatcaccTCACTTGACCAAACATATACTTTGACATGATGACCGCAGATTTGGAGTCAttctaaaaagaaaagcttcttaaatgggagtattttctggtttcttttttttttctatgacagcaaactgaatatctttgggttgtggactgttggtggGGATGGAAGACATTTGAGTCATCTTGTGATGtaggaaacagtgattgacattttttacacctaactaattgattaatcaataatgaaaataatcctaaTCTTAGCCAAACTAATGAATCTACTGGTGGCACTGGAGGAAAAGAATCACGTCTCATAATATCCTCAGCAAACAGTgaatgtctgcacaaaatttcaTGCCAAACCATTAAATATGGACCAAAGTGATGTACCAATCAACCCATATCACTAAGAAATGTCCTAATATTGAACCAACCAGATTACTTCATCTTTGTATTGTAACTATGAGTTTCTTGCAGGTCATTTTGCTTTGTGATGCAGGGATAAGTCTATTTAATTCAGTCAATGCATAAGATGCTGTTTCTCCGCATAATGCATAAACAACCTCCAGCTGCCGGTAAGTTTCCATGGCAATCACCTCTCTGGCACAACAAACATGCCCATTACTTTATTTCCTCCTGATCAAAAAAAGAGGAACTACGCAACACAAGGAACttacaaaaaaagagatttttatTGATGGAAGAAGAGCCCCAATGATACAACAGTATAACAGTTCATCTGGACCTTGATGCTTTTAAAAGCTGCGCAGTGATTGTTACATCCTGGAAGTTTTCAATTGTGCCATATTTGCATATCCTAAGGGGTAAACATgcactttttttaaaggtggattattaaaaacaaattactcTTTGTTTCTGAATATCTGCAAGGGACAAACTATTTGAATCAATATTAAATGCGGAAAACTCAGAATAACAGTGCTTTCTCCAACTGCTGAGGTCTGCAACGGCTAGAAGGTATCTTAAACATCTAATGAATTTATGTCCCAAAACAATAATACAGACACAGGAACTGCTTTGGCACACATACAGCAGagatggaaaaaggaaaacatacagtaaatggtCCATTTGCAgacatgcatacatacaaaaacacaagctttTACAGACGCATTCTTGTACTTCACTCATCATGTGAAACTGTTTCCTCTGGGGCAATCACTTCAACAGAGTCACAGGCACTCATGCTGTTATATAATGGCATTGCCATGGTTAATAAAAGCTTGAGCTTCTAACAGGAATAATCTGCAATAATTGTTTATGTTCAGTGTCATTAAGTTAGTCATACATGTTTGATGGTGCACGGAGCAAAATTATCCCTCTTTAAATAATGTGCTTCAGCCCGTAAGCTTTGTTTATTGAGTGGCGtgtatcattaaaataaatcacaggTCTGGTTGGgttggactgtgtgtgtgtgtgtatttgtgaagacatgtcaaaaaagaaaaagtacaggATATTGCCTCTTCCTTTCAACCAGTACGTAGGATGATGTGGACACCAGAGTCAGTAAAAACAGGACCACTCATGTCTCCAACTTTGAGAGCAAAGGAGGCGTCTTCAAAAGGTTTCTGCATTTGAcctaaaacataaaacatagatACGACATGTTAAAGTaacaaaattattaacacatatAAAAGGTGCTGTACATTAGGGCTGTTGGAGTGAAATGCGAAAGTTGaatataaatcaaatattaaaaatattaactgaaggctgaaattattatttgaatgtgtacttttttctattttcatcaTGCCTCTGGACAATGGGACACCCTTAGTTTCGAGCACTGTTAAGTATACAGactattacatatatatatatatatatatatttaaatttcttAGTTACAGGTTgcattttaagtttaagtttaatataaacatatgttgcggtttttttgtttgttctgcatgtttgtttgttttttaattcatagctaattataattattaaattcccatataagtttactgttttagtgcactgatgtcattttatacaataagattgttaaactgtaaaataccTTCATTACATTCAAAggatcattgtaaaaaaaaagtgtgttcatctatatattctgtacatatattattggccaatatataGATATTGGAATATTTTTACTCCCCAATATCGCTATTGGCCCCACAAATTCAGTATTGGTCGGGCTTTAATTAGGACTGCACTTGGTTGTGTGAATACTGGTGTGTGttggtctctgtgtgtgtatgtgtgatcgttgagtgtgtaagtgtgcacCTCTGCCGAACAGTCCCAGGTCTCCACCATTCTTAGCCGAGCTGCAGTCGCTGAACTGAGAGGCCAGAGACTCAAACTTCTCCTGTCCAGACTTGATCTGTTCTATGTACTctacacagaacacacacaaaaaggaacacattaaatatgttgATCAGACCTCTTCCATCAATTCagcccctcctctccctccatcatGCCTTACTCTGAATGAGATCCAGGGCCTCGTCTTTAGATCGTGTGATATTTTGTTCCCGCCAGGAGGATGGACGACGTGACTGATTATGCTTCACCAGGAGATGAGAGCAGCGTACCTGAGtgagtcaaaaaacaaaacaaatctgtgtCAATCAAAACACTCCACAAACTATAATTAAGATTGGAAACTGGTCTATTGAGTTAAACTAATTAACAGTATTACTAACACAGCATCACTTTCTTATGAtaatttactaaaaaaaaaaacattaagttaATGGGACCAATGgatttctacatttttaatgttcatttattcCCATCGTCCCgaagaataacattttattatttatattattataatgaaaatagtaCATTCCCAACACCCCAGAATATCAAATGACATATCACTGGAAAGCCCACAATCTCTTCTTTACAAGACATCAGAGTTTGTACAACTGGATCATATTTCTGAAACAAATGCTAGCTTTGTAAATGATAAACAGCGATACACTTTTTCTTTGATTAATTATGCATTGTTTTGCATAAGAGCAgatggtcaaatttgactgaaTCCCTCACGCACGTTCAATCTCTCGCGCGTACCTTCAACTTCTCACGCGCACGTTCAATCTCGCGCGTACTTTTAATCTCTCTCGCGCATACATACATTCCCTTGCATTTTTCGCCCGGCTTTTCAATTTGTCCAATTCGGCGCCTcataacaaacacataaacaatggaggacatggaggcgatggtgtacttgctgctgtatgtggcctTTTGTCACACATAAAGCAAGACAGGTGGGGTACAGTCGTCTTACAGGCTTTAACACATTACGCTGCTACTTTCGTACAGTCGTCTTACAGGCTTTAACACATTACGCTGCTACTTTCGTACAAAATGTCAGTAAACTCATcaatatacattaatataaattgtTCAACATGTAAAGAATGTGTAACACTTACGGCCATTGCTTTCTGAGGGATAGACACAAAGGATTACTTTGAACCAGCCAAGAGATGCTACACAGTGTCTTCTCACTGTTTAAACTGTTACTTCCTACTTCCTGTTTCTAGGtggatttcaaaataaaagctccacACTATCTGTGCAACAATACAAACGTTTCAACAGTCAACTTAAGTGTctttttaacatataaaacatattcaggGCAGAACAACAATAATGAAATTAACTGGGTCAGTTGTTAAtgaaatggacatttttattttctagaAATACAGATGATTAAAAAGTCAACCTGAAAGAATAATCACACATGGCCAGTTAAATGTTcttatgaatgtgtttttttaatagttggttaaattaatcatttataaagCCTCTGGTTACAATTATATATAGAGTATATCTCGTTACAAAGTGGTGCTGCCTCGTCTAATGTGAGGCAGGCAGTTTTCATataaatctgattaaaaactGAACCAAGAGTCGTGCACACCCAACCCTCTGCGTTCTTTCCTGACTCATCTTCTAGGAAAGCAGATGACGcttgttgccatggataccattATATGTTATGTCTTTACTTTAGCTATATGATGAAAATCCCTAGTGTCCCCCTACACGCTGCTGTTAAACTCTAGCAAGACATATGTTCCTTTTATTGGCCCTTAACATATTTCTTAGTAGCTCCCACCGATATTTATCTTGTACCTTTAAACCCAAAGTAAAAatctgtttgttgtgtgtgatcTCAGCTTAATCTGAAATTCGGCATTGGTGAGTATTACAGAGACACTGAAGCTCTGGTTTGTTGTCTCAAATGTTGGTTTTTCTACAGTTTTGCTACCAAACTATGAGCTATGTGATGCTTTAAtatcctgtcttgatgcattttatgtttaatgtaaagcactttaaattgccttgttgttgaaatgtccaatacaaataaatgtgcctctccttttgttgtaaagcactttgtagtGTTTTGCAAAGTGCTCGATTCATTATCATTATGAgatatttttattacaaattaCACATAATAACCTTATCTGGCTCTCCACGTCCATCCCCCACCGGACGCTCCCACTGGCTGGCATTGGTGATGTGGTTGAAGTAATACACCTTGCCTGGAGGGGCAAACAGAGAGAGTTATTGAGGCTGCATTCATTGATGTTTGGAGGAAACGGAGCaagctgaaaaaacaacagacatcAGCTTGTTTCAGCTGTTATGGAAACCGTGTCTGAGGATGCACTAATCCAATACCCTGGATCAGTATCTGCTAGGGGGGTATAATGGTGCGTGCATTTGTCCCAAACTGTCACAGTATAGACGGTACAGTTTGGTGCATGcagttgtgttttgtgtgagaT belongs to Scomber scombrus chromosome 2, fScoSco1.1, whole genome shotgun sequence and includes:
- the pin1 gene encoding peptidyl-prolyl cis-trans isomerase NIMA-interacting 1, with the translated sequence MADEENLPSGWEKRMSRSSGKVYYFNHITNASQWERPVGDGRGEPDKVRCSHLLVKHNQSRRPSSWREQNITRSKDEALDLIQKYIEQIKSGQEKFESLASQFSDCSSAKNGGDLGLFGRGQMQKPFEDASFALKVGDMSGPVFTDSGVHIILRTG